The following proteins are co-located in the Meiothermus cerbereus DSM 11376 genome:
- the trxA gene encoding thioredoxin: MSKPIEVNDANFDAILKENQYVLVDFWAEWCGPCRMVAPVMEELAKEYAGKVTVAKLDVDANPQTAMKFRVMSIPTIILFKNGQPVEVMVGAAPKSNFVARLNKHVSVSA, translated from the coding sequence ACGACGCTAATTTTGACGCCATCCTCAAGGAAAATCAGTATGTGCTGGTGGATTTCTGGGCCGAGTGGTGCGGTCCCTGCCGCATGGTAGCCCCGGTCATGGAAGAGCTGGCCAAAGAATACGCAGGCAAGGTAACCGTGGCCAAGCTCGACGTGGATGCCAACCCCCAGACCGCCATGAAGTTCCGGGTGATGAGCATCCCTACCATCATCCTGTTCAAAAACGGCCAGCCGGTCGAGGTGATGGTGGGTGCGGCCCCCAAGAGCAACTTTGTGGCGCGCCTGAACAAGCACGTCTCGGTCAGCGCCTAG